A stretch of the Desulforamulus ferrireducens genome encodes the following:
- a CDS encoding lysine N(6)-hydroxylase/L-ornithine N(5)-oxygenase family protein: MKQGSDRMLPPDVEAVELEEMLPLMTLDDLEEMLHEIYDRLRTEKDGQKLMRLLTNRDIVEKAIEKFY, from the coding sequence ATGAAACAAGGAAGTGATCGCATGCTGCCACCTGACGTAGAGGCTGTTGAATTGGAGGAAATGCTGCCTCTGATGACATTGGATGACTTGGAAGAAATGCTTCATGAAATATATGACCGATTAAGAACTGAGAAGGATGGTCAAAAATTAATGAGGCTGCTTACTAATAGGGATATCGTGGAGAAGGCCATTGAAAAATTTTATTAG
- a CDS encoding zinc-ribbon domain containing protein — translation MYQDKTLTCKDCGVDFQFTASEQEFYAEKGFTNEPGRCPECRAARKAQNNRGGRGGYDRQERQMYPAVCSACGKETQVPFQPRGDKPIYCRDCFRPRNNW, via the coding sequence ATGTATCAAGACAAAACTTTAACTTGCAAAGACTGTGGCGTTGATTTTCAGTTTACTGCTTCCGAGCAGGAATTCTATGCTGAGAAAGGCTTCACCAACGAACCTGGACGTTGCCCCGAGTGCCGTGCGGCTCGTAAGGCGCAAAACAACAGAGGCGGACGTGGTGGCTACGATCGTCAAGAGCGTCAAATGTATCCTGCTGTTTGCTCTGCCTGTGGCAAGGAAACCCAAGTGCCCTTCCAACCCCGTGGTGATAAGCCCATTTACTGCAGGGACTGCTTCAGACCCCGCAACAACTGGTAA
- a CDS encoding ABC transporter ATP-binding protein: protein MSEHIIEFQNVTKKYPGQIALRDVSFTLPRHKIIGLVGPNGSGKSTLLKLTAGLLHPSNGMVKVNGRKVNRRIAAEVAYLSELDVLYPFYTVEETINFYAGMFADFDEPKAREMLSFMQLDPHKKVKELSKGNRGRLKIILVLARRVPLILMDEPLAGLDPLVRDSIIQSLISYLDLSEQTVIITTHEVSEMEPILDMVVAVQNGRIQGMAEVDEIRSKYGKSLVEWMKETLVS, encoded by the coding sequence ATGTCTGAACATATCATTGAATTTCAAAATGTTACCAAGAAATACCCAGGGCAAATTGCCCTCAGAGATGTAAGCTTTACCTTGCCCAGGCATAAAATTATCGGTTTAGTGGGGCCAAACGGCAGCGGCAAATCCACCCTTTTAAAACTTACTGCTGGCTTACTTCATCCCAGTAACGGCATGGTTAAGGTCAATGGCCGAAAGGTAAACAGACGAATTGCCGCAGAGGTAGCCTACCTGTCGGAATTGGATGTGCTGTATCCCTTCTATACAGTGGAGGAAACCATAAACTTCTATGCTGGTATGTTTGCCGATTTTGATGAACCTAAAGCCAGAGAAATGCTTAGTTTTATGCAGTTAGATCCGCATAAAAAGGTAAAGGAGCTATCGAAGGGCAACCGAGGAAGGCTGAAAATTATATTAGTATTGGCACGGCGGGTACCTTTAATATTAATGGATGAACCCCTTGCCGGTTTAGATCCTCTGGTAAGGGATTCAATTATCCAATCCCTCATTTCTTATCTGGATTTATCAGAGCAGACAGTTATTATTACCACCCATGAAGTGTCCGAAATGGAACCCATTTTGGATATGGTGGTGGCAGTACAAAATGGCAGGATCCAGGGAATGGCCGAGGTGGACGAAATTCGCAGTAAATATGGCAAAAGCTTGGTGGAATGGATGAAAGAGACACTGGTTTCCTAA
- a CDS encoding iron-containing alcohol dehydrogenase family protein has product MKFNFRMPTRIFFGQHCVTEHSGDMAVLGKRALIVTGGSSSKKNGSLDDVISALNKEGISYEIFDQVEQNPSLNTVYQGGGQARKLQADFIIGIGGGSPLDAAKAVAILAVNDITPEELMAKNWVKDPLPVVAVPTTAGTGSEVTPYAVLTVDWAETKLTITGEKLFPVVSYLDGRYMLGLPWQVTVNTAVDALSHSIEGYLTKRATVITDLLALESIGTIGRLLRTMDPQHITISQREELLYGSLLAGMVIAQTTTTFVHGLGYPLTYYKGLPHGLANGILLKSSLAFIARAVPERVQRVIEALGCGDLQEVGELLQRVLTPVQLKLTAEELAFYAAKAMRSKNLANCFQPPSAEDLQWILADSGLV; this is encoded by the coding sequence ATGAAATTCAATTTTCGTATGCCCACCCGCATATTTTTTGGGCAACACTGTGTTACTGAGCATAGTGGTGATATGGCTGTATTAGGTAAAAGGGCTCTAATTGTGACAGGAGGAAGCTCTTCTAAAAAAAATGGCTCCTTAGATGATGTTATCTCTGCATTAAACAAGGAAGGTATTAGCTACGAAATATTTGATCAAGTGGAGCAAAATCCCAGCCTTAACACCGTCTATCAAGGAGGTGGGCAGGCCAGAAAACTGCAGGCCGATTTTATTATTGGCATTGGAGGTGGCAGTCCGCTGGATGCCGCTAAAGCCGTGGCCATCCTGGCGGTAAATGATATTACTCCTGAAGAACTTATGGCCAAAAACTGGGTTAAGGACCCTTTGCCAGTGGTGGCTGTACCCACTACGGCAGGTACCGGCAGTGAGGTAACCCCCTATGCGGTTCTTACCGTGGATTGGGCAGAAACTAAATTAACCATCACTGGGGAAAAACTGTTTCCTGTGGTGTCCTACTTGGATGGCCGGTATATGTTAGGTCTACCCTGGCAGGTTACCGTCAACACAGCGGTGGATGCCCTTTCCCACAGTATTGAAGGCTATCTCACTAAACGTGCCACGGTAATAACAGACCTTTTGGCGCTGGAAAGTATTGGCACTATAGGCAGACTGCTGAGAACCATGGATCCACAACATATTACCATTAGTCAGCGGGAAGAGCTTCTTTATGGTTCTCTGCTGGCGGGGATGGTGATTGCCCAGACTACCACCACCTTTGTACATGGTTTGGGTTACCCATTAACTTATTACAAAGGCCTGCCACACGGCTTAGCCAATGGGATACTCTTAAAATCCTCGCTGGCTTTTATTGCTCGGGCGGTACCGGAGCGGGTACAAAGGGTAATTGAAGCCCTGGGCTGTGGCGACTTACAAGAGGTTGGGGAGTTGCTTCAGAGGGTACTAACCCCTGTACAACTTAAACTCACTGCGGAAGAACTAGCCTTTTATGCGGCCAAAGCTATGCGGAGCAAAAACCTGGCCAATTGTTTTCAACCTCCCAGTGCAGAGGATTTGCAATGGATTTTAGCGGATAGCGGATTGGTGTAA
- a CDS encoding MetQ/NlpA family ABC transporter substrate-binding protein, with protein MKKRLVLLFATLLTLSLVVAGCGGKQEETPKQEAASESKATVLKVGATPVPHGDILKVVKPVLEKEGIQLDIVEFNDYVQPNLALNDKQLDANYFQHLPYLEQFNQDKGLELTYTAKIHFEPMGLYSKKVQAVADFKEGDKIGIPNDPTNGGRALVVLEKAGLLKLKEGVGIKATVRDIVEKKVEVVELEAAQLPRSIEDLAGAVINGNFATQANFTPTDALVAEDAQSEAADTYGNILAVRKGDENREEIKKLTEALQTPEVKKFIEDTYKGAVVPLF; from the coding sequence ATGAAAAAGAGACTGGTTTTGTTATTTGCTACCCTGTTAACCCTATCCCTCGTGGTTGCCGGTTGCGGTGGTAAACAGGAAGAAACCCCCAAACAAGAAGCTGCTTCTGAAAGCAAAGCCACTGTACTTAAGGTTGGTGCCACTCCGGTACCCCATGGTGATATATTGAAAGTTGTTAAGCCTGTTCTGGAAAAGGAAGGTATCCAATTAGATATTGTGGAGTTTAACGACTATGTACAGCCCAACCTGGCCTTAAACGATAAGCAACTGGATGCTAACTACTTCCAACACCTGCCCTACCTGGAGCAGTTCAATCAGGACAAAGGCTTGGAATTAACCTACACTGCCAAAATTCACTTTGAGCCCATGGGTCTCTATTCCAAAAAGGTTCAAGCTGTAGCCGACTTTAAAGAGGGAGACAAGATTGGTATCCCCAACGACCCCACCAACGGTGGTCGCGCTCTGGTAGTACTGGAAAAGGCCGGCCTGTTAAAGCTTAAGGAAGGCGTAGGCATTAAAGCCACTGTAAGGGATATCGTAGAGAAGAAAGTAGAAGTAGTTGAACTGGAAGCAGCTCAACTGCCCCGTTCCATCGAAGACCTGGCCGGTGCTGTAATTAACGGCAACTTCGCTACCCAGGCTAACTTCACCCCCACCGATGCTCTGGTGGCTGAAGATGCCCAGTCCGAAGCTGCTGATACCTACGGTAACATCCTGGCTGTTCGCAAGGGTGATGAAAACCGCGAAGAAATCAAGAAACTAACCGAAGCATTACAAACTCCGGAAGTTAAAAAGTTTATAGAAGATACCTACAAGGGTGCTGTGGTTCCTTTGTTCTAG
- a CDS encoding copper amine oxidase N-terminal domain-containing protein, producing MRLYAKFFLLVFCLLAVPSLVYADSPVTSTPFSEAYLDEPMVEQAKAEGHMTKEIADYLSNTDNPLALKAAVINALYNQTEWQEKNLAEIYAEFVYNKSIEELAPDTLKGEELYCLGYLILLDNYLTPSKALPYLEAAQKKMADSFTVSITLALARAQESLLNQGEDIWPITQEVLDDPTLNQDMKPEAVEIIRSYMSLYQDTAEQQSAEAQIQAREMRDIIDVITGKETTVNVYINGTKINYDVAPILDNKTNRTLVPFRKTFETLGAMVWYEDSTNSVYATKGQTLLRLPVGENKAYINGQLVILDVATRIKDKRTMVPLRFISQALGYQVTSLPEGELINVHIYDR from the coding sequence ATGAGACTATATGCTAAGTTTTTCCTCTTGGTGTTCTGTCTGCTCGCTGTGCCCTCTTTGGTATATGCAGACTCACCGGTAACATCAACACCCTTTTCAGAGGCCTATCTAGATGAGCCAATGGTAGAACAGGCTAAGGCAGAGGGCCATATGACCAAGGAAATTGCCGACTATCTCTCTAATACCGATAACCCCTTAGCTTTAAAGGCAGCAGTGATCAATGCTCTTTATAACCAAACTGAATGGCAAGAGAAAAACTTAGCAGAAATTTATGCTGAGTTTGTTTATAATAAATCTATAGAAGAACTGGCACCAGACACATTAAAGGGTGAGGAGTTATACTGCCTCGGCTATTTAATCCTGTTGGATAATTATCTAACACCCAGCAAAGCCTTGCCCTATTTAGAGGCAGCACAAAAAAAGATGGCAGACAGCTTTACTGTGTCCATTACCCTAGCCCTGGCCAGGGCACAGGAGTCATTACTAAATCAAGGGGAAGATATTTGGCCCATAACACAGGAAGTGCTGGATGATCCAACCCTCAATCAGGATATGAAACCGGAAGCAGTGGAAATCATACGGAGTTATATGAGCCTATACCAGGACACAGCTGAACAACAATCCGCGGAAGCCCAAATACAAGCCAGAGAGATGCGGGATATCATTGATGTTATTACAGGGAAAGAGACAACGGTTAATGTGTATATCAACGGTACCAAAATTAATTATGATGTAGCTCCCATATTAGACAATAAAACCAACAGAACACTGGTACCCTTCCGTAAGACCTTTGAGACTTTGGGTGCGATGGTTTGGTATGAGGACAGCACTAATTCGGTATATGCCACTAAAGGTCAAACCCTGCTTCGGTTGCCGGTTGGTGAAAACAAAGCATATATAAACGGCCAGCTAGTTATATTGGATGTTGCCACTAGGATTAAAGACAAAAGGACAATGGTACCCCTGCGTTTTATTAGCCAGGCACTGGGTTATCAGGTTACTTCACTGCCGGAAGGTGAATTAATCAATGTCCATATTTATGACAGATAG
- the sigK gene encoding RNA polymerase sporulation sigma factor SigK → MSPALLTILALSILNGIILLVSYISSGTLPEPLSPKEEKELLLRLSKGDQLAKTILIERNLRLVAKIANKLQDPRVDKQDLFQNGVVGLIKAVDTFDAQKCSKFSTYAGVCIQNEILMVLRKQKNERGNISMSEPLDYDKDGTPLELQDTLMTEDIPVEEQVETSLELEKLETALTKLTPREQMVIRLRYGLDGGRELTQREVGKRLAISRSFISRIESSSINKLYKEMTN, encoded by the coding sequence TTGTCACCTGCTCTTTTAACAATATTGGCTCTATCTATTTTGAACGGTATAATTCTGTTGGTTTCATATATTTCTTCCGGTACTTTGCCAGAGCCGCTGTCTCCCAAGGAGGAAAAAGAACTGCTGCTTAGGCTGTCTAAGGGGGATCAACTGGCCAAGACAATATTAATCGAAAGAAATTTACGTTTGGTAGCCAAGATTGCTAATAAACTACAGGACCCCAGGGTGGATAAACAGGATTTGTTTCAAAATGGTGTGGTGGGTTTAATTAAAGCAGTGGACACCTTTGATGCGCAAAAATGCAGTAAATTCTCCACCTATGCCGGAGTTTGTATTCAGAATGAGATATTGATGGTTTTACGTAAACAGAAGAATGAACGAGGCAACATATCCATGTCCGAACCCTTGGACTACGACAAAGATGGTACTCCCCTTGAATTACAGGATACCCTGATGACCGAAGATATACCCGTGGAAGAGCAGGTGGAAACCAGTTTAGAGCTGGAAAAACTGGAAACAGCCTTAACCAAGTTAACACCAAGGGAACAAATGGTAATTCGTTTACGCTATGGTTTAGACGGGGGGCGGGAGCTAACCCAGCGGGAAGTGGGAAAAAGACTGGCTATTTCGCGCAGCTTTATTTCCCGTATAGAAAGCAGTTCCATTAATAAATTGTATAAGGAGATGACTAATTAG
- a CDS encoding LuxR C-terminal-related transcriptional regulator, with protein METEPTRWFSSSPLAFFVVDNRTDDILFYNEEFCKMWRLEHLEEAMRRGELKNKDLLPHCLTQVRHATKYIESFKQMQDEQNQAILSDEIEFIDGRIIRRTSTQIRNPFNDYYGRFYLFEDITVLRRTEREIVQQKDILYFTLNLIPQAVILAQLNGQVQFANDAALELLGLNRGGRRNYEQLTYLIYQSLHNSGQMIREGKLKLQINTVPGSTQLVIFLSKTVEGPENAQRDILTRREIEVLELLRTGLNNKEIANIMGVSPNTVKRHLGNMYTKLGVSSRTELLAKYYQLNF; from the coding sequence ATGGAGACGGAACCAACCCGTTGGTTTAGCTCCTCACCACTAGCCTTTTTTGTTGTGGATAACCGTACAGACGATATTCTCTTTTATAATGAAGAGTTTTGCAAGATGTGGCGACTGGAGCATCTGGAAGAGGCCATGCGTCGGGGGGAGTTGAAAAATAAGGATCTGCTGCCCCATTGTTTAACTCAGGTGAGGCATGCTACCAAATACATTGAGTCTTTTAAACAAATGCAAGATGAGCAAAATCAAGCTATCCTCTCAGATGAAATAGAGTTTATTGATGGTCGCATTATCCGGCGAACCTCCACCCAGATTCGCAACCCTTTCAATGATTATTATGGCCGATTTTACCTGTTTGAGGATATTACTGTACTGCGTCGAACGGAAAGGGAAATTGTACAACAAAAGGACATACTTTATTTTACCTTGAACCTAATTCCGCAGGCGGTAATTCTTGCCCAACTAAATGGACAAGTTCAGTTTGCCAATGATGCGGCCCTAGAACTTCTAGGGCTTAATCGTGGAGGAAGAAGAAATTATGAACAACTAACCTACCTTATCTACCAAAGTCTACATAACAGCGGACAAATGATCAGGGAAGGTAAGCTTAAACTGCAAATAAATACCGTCCCCGGCAGTACTCAGCTGGTGATTTTTCTCAGTAAGACAGTGGAAGGGCCAGAGAATGCGCAGAGGGATATTCTCACCCGTAGAGAGATTGAGGTTTTAGAGCTACTAAGAACTGGCCTGAACAACAAAGAAATTGCCAACATTATGGGAGTGTCCCCCAATACCGTCAAACGGCACCTGGGTAATATGTATACTAAGCTGGGGGTATCCTCCCGTACAGAACTATTAGCCAAATATTACCAACTAAATTTTTAA
- a CDS encoding methionine ABC transporter permease encodes MPNDILTHLTTLSPELIKATWETLYMSIVSVFFASLIGIPLGVILVITDKGHIKENLPLNRLLGSIVNIFRSFPFIILLLALSPFTRFVVGTTIGTTAAIVPLTIASAPFVARLVETSLKEVSWGVVEASLAMGASTWQIIRKVLLPEAMPGIILGTTITTIAVIGYSAMAGVVGGGGLGDLAVRYGYMRFDSVIMVTTVIILVVLVQVIQSLGNALAAKFNKN; translated from the coding sequence ATGCCGAATGATATATTAACCCATTTAACTACCCTCTCCCCGGAGCTAATTAAAGCCACCTGGGAAACTCTCTATATGTCCATAGTTTCGGTGTTTTTTGCTTCTTTAATAGGGATTCCTCTGGGGGTAATCCTGGTGATTACCGATAAAGGACATATCAAAGAAAATTTGCCCTTAAACCGCCTGTTGGGTTCCATTGTTAACATATTCCGTTCCTTTCCCTTCATTATTTTATTACTGGCCCTCAGTCCCTTTACCCGCTTTGTGGTGGGGACCACCATTGGTACCACCGCTGCCATTGTGCCCTTAACCATTGCCTCGGCCCCCTTTGTGGCCAGGCTGGTGGAAACATCTTTAAAGGAAGTTAGCTGGGGTGTGGTGGAAGCTTCTCTGGCCATGGGAGCCAGCACCTGGCAGATTATTCGGAAAGTGCTACTGCCTGAGGCTATGCCCGGCATTATCTTAGGGACAACCATTACAACCATTGCAGTCATCGGCTACTCAGCCATGGCGGGTGTTGTGGGAGGAGGTGGCCTGGGAGACCTGGCGGTGCGTTACGGCTACATGCGTTTTGACTCCGTGATTATGGTGACCACTGTCATTATATTGGTGGTTTTGGTGCAAGTTATACAATCTCTGGGCAATGCACTTGCCGCAAAATTTAACAAAAATTAG
- a CDS encoding GntR family transcriptional regulator: MVQSFNNNQPIYLQIVQRICRQILRGELGAGDKLPSVRDLAVQMGVNPNTVQRVYSELERLAVAETRRGLGTFITEQESRLQRLREELMAEQIENFIRDMQEMGFTASEIIDGVRKALKN, encoded by the coding sequence GTGGTGCAATCCTTTAATAATAACCAACCTATTTATCTGCAAATTGTCCAGCGTATTTGTCGGCAGATTCTCCGGGGGGAATTAGGGGCCGGGGATAAGTTGCCCTCGGTGCGGGATCTGGCGGTACAAATGGGGGTTAATCCCAATACTGTGCAGCGGGTTTACAGCGAACTGGAAAGGTTGGCAGTGGCCGAAACCCGCCGGGGGTTGGGTACTTTTATCACTGAGCAAGAATCAAGGCTGCAAAGACTCAGGGAAGAACTTATGGCTGAACAAATAGAGAATTTTATTCGGGATATGCAAGAAATGGGCTTCACTGCCAGCGAAATTATTGACGGTGTACGGAAAGCTCTAAAAAACTAG
- a CDS encoding methionine ABC transporter ATP-binding protein — translation MIQIRDLTKIYQGSAGEVVALDNVSLRVRKGEIYGIIGFSGAGKSTLIRCVNMLERPTKGSIMVNNQEMTKLDGWRLRAMRQKIGMIFQHFNLLSSRTVFDNIAFPLEISGVSKEEINKKVTNLLELVGLSDKAQVYPAQLSGGQKQRVGIARALANDPIVLLCDEATSALDPATTSSILELLKDINRKLDLTILMITHEMKVISEICDSVAVIEGGHIIEEGLVIDVFTQPKHPTTRRFVQTIINTDVPDKIREKLLEKGQGQIIRLSFIGDNTAEPVISSLVKHFDVDVNILYGNIDQIQDTPFGMLIIECLGARDNCHKAVEYLRKQGLRIEVLKDAE, via the coding sequence TTGATACAAATCAGGGATCTAACTAAGATTTATCAGGGCTCTGCCGGTGAGGTGGTAGCACTGGATAATGTTAGTCTGCGGGTACGCAAAGGGGAAATCTACGGCATTATTGGTTTTAGCGGAGCAGGTAAAAGTACACTTATTCGCTGCGTCAATATGCTGGAAAGGCCAACCAAAGGCAGTATTATGGTGAATAACCAGGAAATGACTAAGCTGGACGGTTGGCGGCTGCGTGCTATGCGACAGAAAATAGGCATGATTTTCCAACACTTTAATTTGTTGTCCTCCCGCACAGTGTTTGATAACATAGCCTTTCCTCTGGAAATCAGTGGGGTTAGCAAGGAGGAAATTAACAAAAAGGTTACCAACCTGTTGGAATTGGTAGGACTGTCGGATAAGGCCCAGGTTTACCCGGCTCAACTGTCCGGCGGACAAAAACAACGGGTGGGTATTGCCAGGGCACTGGCTAACGACCCCATCGTACTGCTGTGCGATGAAGCCACCTCCGCCCTGGATCCAGCCACCACCAGTTCCATCTTAGAGCTATTAAAAGACATTAACCGTAAACTGGATCTAACTATCTTGATGATTACCCATGAAATGAAGGTTATTTCGGAAATATGCGACTCGGTGGCGGTAATTGAAGGGGGCCATATTATTGAAGAGGGACTGGTGATCGATGTCTTTACCCAGCCCAAGCACCCCACCACCCGTCGTTTTGTGCAAACCATTATTAATACCGATGTACCGGATAAAATACGAGAAAAGCTATTGGAGAAGGGGCAAGGACAGATAATTCGGCTTTCCTTTATCGGCGACAATACCGCTGAGCCTGTGATCTCCTCCCTGGTGAAGCATTTTGATGTAGACGTTAACATCCTTTACGGCAACATCGATCAGATCCAGGATACTCCCTTCGGTATGCTGATTATCGAGTGTTTGGGCGCTAGGGATAATTGTCATAAGGCAGTTGAATACCTGCGTAAACAAGGCTTGAGAATTGAGGTGTTAAAAGATGCCGAATGA
- a CDS encoding methyl-accepting chemotaxis protein: MNIRNWKLATKVTLCFGVILLMLVGSGLYAVISCKANEQNIRVVEAVEQRVDHYREIESKFLGALANLRGYYAYGKEQFKQDYQENMQGMMAEEKSLLASVTSPEQRTKVEGLIKATEEYHKLIETEYFPHVEIYYQAWDSNNLEEQQRADEQINATVEKILPYTQQIQESTKSYVKEEKQVLAEAYKALEERSQRVITITTVISVTAVLIAIVLAVLISRAVTRPVQQLSKMANIMATGDFRTEVKADSGDEIGELAKAINQMRVSMLEALHKVNQSSRELDDMATGLREQTEQTSSAAVETAATMNEISGSVEQINSNLQQIAIVAETTDNNANVGMVKLAQVEQQFQKNMQVASDVAVIVDSLSVKTKEISRIVEMITQIADQTNLLALNAAIEAARAGEHGKGFAVVAEEVRKLAEQSGTSAKEIRNIIEGIQGETVKAVDEINAVGGLMEEIDQTFNELAAKFKEINVAVQGLTGQIQDVASACEQMSAGVENVAASTEEQTATMEEVTASAQSLSSMSHELNNLVIKFKIS, from the coding sequence ATGAATATTCGGAACTGGAAATTAGCTACCAAGGTTACTCTTTGCTTTGGGGTTATACTGCTTATGCTGGTGGGCAGTGGTCTTTATGCTGTTATTTCTTGCAAAGCCAATGAACAAAATATTAGAGTGGTGGAAGCAGTTGAGCAGAGGGTTGATCATTATCGGGAAATTGAGAGCAAATTCCTGGGTGCCCTTGCCAATTTGCGCGGCTATTATGCCTATGGCAAAGAACAATTTAAACAGGACTACCAAGAGAATATGCAGGGAATGATGGCAGAGGAAAAAAGCCTCCTGGCAAGTGTTACCTCGCCAGAACAAAGGACAAAGGTAGAAGGTTTGATTAAGGCAACGGAAGAATACCATAAACTTATTGAAACGGAGTATTTTCCCCATGTGGAGATTTACTATCAGGCCTGGGACAGTAATAATTTAGAAGAACAACAAAGGGCGGATGAACAAATTAACGCCACTGTGGAGAAAATCTTACCCTATACCCAACAAATACAGGAAAGCACGAAAAGCTATGTTAAAGAAGAAAAGCAAGTTCTGGCAGAGGCATACAAGGCCCTCGAGGAGCGAAGTCAAAGGGTTATTACCATTACCACTGTTATCAGTGTGACCGCTGTCTTAATAGCCATTGTTCTCGCCGTCCTAATTTCCCGGGCGGTTACCAGACCGGTGCAACAATTGTCCAAGATGGCCAATATAATGGCCACCGGAGATTTTAGAACAGAGGTTAAGGCTGACAGCGGAGATGAAATCGGTGAACTGGCCAAGGCCATTAACCAAATGCGCGTCAGTATGCTGGAAGCACTGCATAAAGTAAACCAATCTTCCAGGGAATTAGATGATATGGCTACCGGCTTGCGGGAACAGACCGAACAAACTTCTTCCGCCGCCGTAGAAACCGCAGCCACCATGAATGAAATCTCCGGTAGCGTGGAGCAAATTAACAGTAACCTGCAGCAAATTGCCATTGTAGCAGAAACCACAGATAACAATGCCAATGTAGGTATGGTTAAGCTAGCCCAGGTGGAACAACAGTTCCAGAAAAATATGCAGGTAGCCTCCGATGTGGCGGTAATTGTCGATAGCCTCAGTGTAAAAACCAAGGAAATTTCTCGTATAGTGGAAATGATTACGCAAATTGCCGATCAGACCAATCTATTGGCCCTTAATGCCGCCATTGAAGCCGCCCGGGCAGGGGAGCATGGCAAAGGTTTTGCTGTCGTGGCTGAAGAGGTTCGTAAGTTGGCAGAACAGTCTGGTACCTCCGCCAAGGAAATTAGAAATATCATTGAAGGAATCCAGGGGGAAACCGTTAAAGCGGTGGACGAAATTAATGCTGTGGGTGGTTTGATGGAGGAAATTGATCAGACCTTTAATGAACTGGCAGCTAAGTTTAAAGAAATCAATGTAGCTGTGCAGGGTTTAACCGGGCAAATACAAGATGTTGCTTCTGCCTGTGAGCAAATGTCTGCCGGAGTAGAAAATGTGGCAGCATCCACCGAAGAACAAACCGCTACCATGGAAGAAGTAACGGCTTCTGCTCAAAGCCTATCCTCCATGTCCCATGAACTAAATAATTTAGTTATAAAGTTTAAGATTTCATAG
- the trhA gene encoding PAQR family membrane homeostasis protein TrhA: protein MFKKIRDPFSGLSHLAGALLSVLGLILLIYHAVSYGHTRHVVAFTIFGISLILLYTASALYHLLPLSPKGVQLLRRIDHIMIFVLIAGTYTPVCLIPLQGGWGYSLLVGVWLLAIVGVILKIFWMEAPRWFSTLLYVIMGWLIVVAFWPLTKSLTTGGMLWMVLGGVFYTIGAVFYGTKWPPNLVPGWFGFHEVFHLFVLAGSFSHFWLMIKYIMYI, encoded by the coding sequence ATGTTTAAAAAAATAAGAGACCCTTTCAGCGGTCTGAGTCATTTAGCCGGTGCCCTTTTGTCCGTACTGGGATTGATCCTATTGATTTATCACGCTGTATCCTACGGCCATACCAGGCATGTGGTTGCCTTTACCATTTTTGGCATTAGCTTAATCTTGCTTTATACCGCCAGCGCTCTCTATCATCTGTTACCTTTATCCCCCAAGGGTGTGCAACTGCTGCGCCGCATTGATCATATCATGATTTTTGTATTAATTGCCGGCACCTACACCCCGGTGTGTTTGATTCCCTTACAAGGTGGTTGGGGCTACTCGCTGTTGGTAGGGGTCTGGCTGCTGGCCATAGTGGGTGTTATTTTGAAAATCTTTTGGATGGAAGCACCACGCTGGTTTTCTACCTTGCTCTATGTCATTATGGGTTGGCTAATAGTGGTCGCCTTCTGGCCACTGACAAAGTCTTTAACCACCGGAGGCATGCTTTGGATGGTACTGGGTGGGGTGTTCTATACCATTGGCGCAGTTTTTTATGGTACCAAATGGCCACCTAACTTGGTTCCAGGCTGGTTTGGTTTCCATGAGGTCTTCCATCTCTTTGTATTAGCCGGCAGTTTTAGCCATTTCTGGCTAATGATAAAGTATATTATGTATATATAA